A genomic window from Solanum dulcamara chromosome 11, daSolDulc1.2, whole genome shotgun sequence includes:
- the LOC129872828 gene encoding V-type proton ATPase 16 kDa proteolipid subunit-like isoform X2, with product MSSTFSGDETAPFFGFLGAAAALVFSCMGAAYGTAKSGVGVASMGVMRPELVMKSIVPIVMAGVLGIYGLIIAVIISTGINPKTKSYYLFDGYAHLSSGLACGLAGLSAGMAIGIVGDAGVSWLPLLPLFLSVSTMPPLWPGITLRLGSRKLC from the exons ATGTCGTCAACTTTCAGCGGCGATGAAACTGCTCCCTTCTTCGGCTTCCTTGGCGCTGCAGCTGCTCTCGTTTTTTCCT GTATGGGCGCAGCTTATGGGACAGCAAAGAGCGGAGTGGGAGTGGCATCGATGGGAGTAATGAGGCCGGAGCTTGTGATGAAGTCAATTGTGCCAATAGTTATGGCTGGAGTGCTAGGTATATATGGTTTGATTATTGCAGTGATCATAAGTACTGGAATTAACCCTAAGACCAAATCTTATTACCTTTTTGATGGATATGCACACCTTTCTTCTGGTCTGGCTTGCGGTCTCGCTGGGCTTTCCGCTGGAATGGCTATTGGAATTGTTGGTGATGCTGGTGTTAG TTGGTTGCCGCTGCTACCATTGTTTCTGAGTGTATCCACAATGCCGCCGTTATGGCCAGGAATAACATTGAGATTAGGGTCAAGGAAGCTCTGTTAG
- the LOC129872828 gene encoding V-type proton ATPase 16 kDa proteolipid subunit-like isoform X3: MSSTFSGDETAPFFGFLGAAAALVFSCMGAAYGTAKSGVGVASMGVMRPELVMKSIVPIVMAGVLGIYGLIIAVIISTGINPKTKSYYLFDGYAHLSSGLACGLAGLSAGMAIGIVGDAGVRL, from the exons ATGTCGTCAACTTTCAGCGGCGATGAAACTGCTCCCTTCTTCGGCTTCCTTGGCGCTGCAGCTGCTCTCGTTTTTTCCT GTATGGGCGCAGCTTATGGGACAGCAAAGAGCGGAGTGGGAGTGGCATCGATGGGAGTAATGAGGCCGGAGCTTGTGATGAAGTCAATTGTGCCAATAGTTATGGCTGGAGTGCTAGGTATATATGGTTTGATTATTGCAGTGATCATAAGTACTGGAATTAACCCTAAGACCAAATCTTATTACCTTTTTGATGGATATGCACACCTTTCTTCTGGTCTGGCTTGCGGTCTCGCTGGGCTTTCCGCTGGAATGGCTATTGGAATTGTTGGTGATGCTGGTGTTAG GTTGTAA
- the LOC129872828 gene encoding V-type proton ATPase 16 kDa proteolipid subunit-like isoform X1 — MSSTFSGDETAPFFGFLGAAAALVFSCMGAAYGTAKSGVGVASMGVMRPELVMKSIVPIVMAGVLGIYGLIIAVIISTGINPKTKSYYLFDGYAHLSSGLACGLAGLSAGMAIGIVGDAGVRANAQQPKLFVGMILILIFAEALALYGLIVGIILSSRADQSRAERNNTVFPE, encoded by the exons ATGTCGTCAACTTTCAGCGGCGATGAAACTGCTCCCTTCTTCGGCTTCCTTGGCGCTGCAGCTGCTCTCGTTTTTTCCT GTATGGGCGCAGCTTATGGGACAGCAAAGAGCGGAGTGGGAGTGGCATCGATGGGAGTAATGAGGCCGGAGCTTGTGATGAAGTCAATTGTGCCAATAGTTATGGCTGGAGTGCTAGGTATATATGGTTTGATTATTGCAGTGATCATAAGTACTGGAATTAACCCTAAGACCAAATCTTATTACCTTTTTGATGGATATGCACACCTTTCTTCTGGTCTGGCTTGCGGTCTCGCTGGGCTTTCCGCTGGAATGGCTATTGGAATTGTTGGTGATGCTGGTGTTAG AGCAAATGCACAACAACCAAAGCTTTTTGTTGGTATGATTCTGATTCTCATCTTTGCGGAGGCATTGGCTTTATATGGTTTGATTGTCGGCATCATCCTTTCTTCCCGTGCTGACCAATCCAGAGCAGAAAGGAATAATACTGTCTTCCCAGAGTAA
- the LOC129872827 gene encoding kinesin-like protein KIN-7F, whose product MEEHEERIYVSVRLRALNEKERNDVSDWECINDTTIIYNNSSSSPSERLMYPSAYTFDRVFSSDCSTRQVYEEAAKEVALSVVKGFNSSVLAYGQTSSGKTYTMTGITEYAIADIYEYVQKHTERDFVLKFSAMEIYNESVRDLLGEDKTPLRLLDDPERGTVIEKLTEETLRDWNYVIHLLSICEAQRQIGETSLNETSSRSHQIIRLTIESSSGEHLGRDNNSSTRSATVNFVDLAGSERTSQSLSAGTRLKEGCHINRSLLTLGTVIRKLSKDRTGHIPFRDSKLTRILQPSLGGNGRTAIICTISPARSHVEQSRNTLLFASCAKEVTTNTQAVMSDKTLVKHLQRELARLESELRYPRACIFPSDYEALLQEKDHQIQQMEKEIKDLILQRDIAQSQVKDLLKLLGDDVIQVGFGHYPNLRVKRSPDYQSPMQQISILRDTRYIDVDVRARSIGHSRCNSEDQFIHVPEFEESIFRNNTFPMLLVGSSNNSRSDSCQGWDEAEKQSNETSEDLCREVRCIETEESSVKGTQVFNCSLPEENGGFPSLVTIMNGDRTNHGTISPLENGHRRSATSPYKENGESKSSHIKEDQESVSSSFFEEGRKSNRDSMSFPIRVEQALESPKCKDNKKLVPLPLKEEKKLVCVHSSNAPPERLSSPCDLNGDSSCNRNSKLCKSTSCKASIITDRYSPCLEESDRTDVKRSLGNGSTFHVESAFNVELEVTKRKPLTDEEVKDADGACNARTNEMDELQHEMGVKECPVQEAEPEHDKPSKRLRDAEPAEYDYKSRYSWPSEFKRLQEEIIELWHTCNVSLAHRTYFFLLFQGDSTDAIYMEVEIRRLTFLKDTFSRGEKTVVSGRTLSLEGSKKDVREERRMLSKQMEKKLSEAERESLYVKWGIGINSKRRRHQLAEKLWSKTDDMNHIANSAYLVAKLAGFMEPGKGLEEMFGLDFSGTSRNYSFKTGLKSLL is encoded by the exons atggaggaacATGAAGAGAGGATTTATGTATCTGTGCGGTTAAGGGCGTTGAATGAGAAAGAGAGAAATGATGTTTCAGATTGGGAATGTATAAATGACACAACTATTATCTACAACAATAGTAGCTCTTCCCCATCCGAACGTTTGATGTATCCCTCTGCATATACCTTTG ACAGGGTATTTAGCAGTGATTGCTCGACAAGACAGGTGTATGAAGAAGCAGCTAAAGAAGTTGCTCTTTCGGTTGTCAAAGGATTCAATT CAAGTGTTCTTGCCTATGGCCAAACAAGCAGCGGAAAGACATACACTATGACTGGAATAACTGAATATGCCATAGCAGATATCTACGAATATGTGCAGAAG CACACAGAAAGAGACTTTGTTTTGAAGTTTTCTGCTATGGAGATATATAATGAATCTGTCCGAGATCTCCTTGGTGAAGATAAAACTCCACTCCGACTTCTAGATGATCCAGAG AGAGGGACTGTTATTGAGAAACTCACCGAGGAAACATTGAGGGACTGGAACTATGTGATTCATCTCCTTTCTATTTGTGAAG CTCAGAGACAGATTGGGGAGACTTCCTTGAATGAAACAAGCTCCAGATCTCACCAAATCATCAGACTG ACaattgaaagttcttctggTGAGCACTTAGGCAGAGACAACAACTCGAGTACCCGTTCAGCTACTGTG AATTTTGTCGATTTGGCTGGAAGTGAGCGGACATCTCAGTCATTGTCAGCTGGTACAAGGCTGAAAGAAGGCTGTCACATAAACCGCAGTTTGCTGACCCTGGGCACCGTTATTCGTAAGCTAAG CAAGGATAGGACTGGCCACATTCCTTTCCGAGATTCAAAGCTAACCCGGATATTACAGCCATCATTGGGTGGAAACGGTAGAACTGCCATCATCTGTACAATTAGCCCTGCACGAAGTCATGTTGAGCAATCAAGGAATACTCTATTGTTTGCAAGTTGTGCCAAGGAAGTAACTACAAATACCCAAGCAGTCATGTCAGATAAAACATTAGTGAAGCATTTGCAGAGGGAGTTGGCAAGACTGGAAAGTGAGTTAAGGTATCCCAGAGCTTGCATATTCCCTTCAGATTACGAAGCGTTACTGCAAGAGAAGGACCATCAAATACAACAG ATGGAGAAGGAGATAAAGGACTTAATTTTGCAACGAGACATTGCTCAGAGTCAAGTTAAAGATCTGCTGAAGCTGCTTGGGGATGATGTAATTCAG GTTGGTTTCGGACACTACCCAAATTTACGTGTGAAAAGATCACCAGATTATCAAAGCCCAATGCAACAGATTTCCATTTTGAGAGATACTCGTTACATAGATGTTGATGTTAGAGCACGTTCAATTGGACATAGCAGGTGTAACTCTGAGGATCAGTTTATACACGTGCCAGAGTTTGAAGAAAGCATCTTTCGCAACAATACATTTCCAATGCTATTAGTTGGCAGTTCAAATAATAGCAGAAGTGATTCATGTCAGGGATGGGATGAAGCTGAAAAACAAAGTAATGAGACTTCTGAAGATCTATGCAGGGAAGTTCGTTGCATTGAAACAGAAGAATCAAGTGTGAAGGGAACACAAGTATTCAATTGTTCACTTCCTGAAGAAAATGGTGGCTTTCCATCTCTAGTAACCATTATGAATGGGGATAGAACAAATCACGGAACAATATCACCTCTTGAAAACGGACACAGAAGATCAGCGACATCTCCATACAAGGAAAATGGGGAGTCAAAATCATCACACATAAAAGAAGACCAAGAATCGGTGTCATCATCATTTTTCGAGGAAGGAAGGAAGTCCAATAGAGATTCAATGTCATTTCCCATAAGGGTTGAGCAagcccttgaatcaccaaagtgCAAGGACAACAAAAAGCTCGTGCCATTGCCgttaaaagaagagaaaaaattagTTTGTGTTCATTCCTCAAATGCTCCTCCAGAAAGATTATCCTCACCATGTGATCTCAATGGTGATTCATCATGCAATAGAAATTCGAAGTTATGTAAAAGTACAAGTTGCAAAGCTAGCATAATTACTGATCGATATTCTCCATGCTTAGAGGAATCCGACAGAACTGATGTTAAGCGTTCTTTAGGAAATGGTTCCACTTTTCATGTAGAGAGTGCTTTCAATGTTGAACTTGAAGTTACAAAAAGGAAACCTTTAACTGATGAGGAGGTCAAAGATGCTGATGGTGCATGCAATGCAAGGACGAATGAAATGGATGAGCTTCAACATGAAATGGGTGTCAAAGAGTGTCCG GTTCAGGAGGCTGAACCAGAACATGATAAACCTTCAAAGAGACTGAGAGACGCTGAGCCAGCAGAATATGATTACAAAAGTCGTTACAGTTGGCCCTCCGAATTCAAGAGACTTCAAGAAGAGATTATTGAACTTTGGCATACGTGTAATGTCTCCTTGGCACACAGAACATACTTCTTCCTTCTTTTCCAAGGTGATTCCACAGATGCTATATACATGGAAGTTGAAATTAGAAGATTAACCTTTCTCAAGGACACATTTTCACGTGGAGAGAAAACCGTTGTCAGTGGTAGGACTTTGTCACTCGAGGGAAG CAAGAAAGATGTTCGAGAGGAGAGACGGATGCTGAGCAAGCAAATGGAGAAAAAGTTAAGTGAAGCAGAACGAGAAAGCCTATACGTTAAGTGGGGAATTGGAATCAATAGCAAAAGAAGAAGGCATCAGTTGGCTGAGAAATTGTGGAGTAAAACAGATGATATGAACCATATTGCAAATAGTGCCTATTTGGTAGCAAAACTGGCTGGGTTTATGGAGCCAGGAAAAGGTCTTGAGGAGATGTTTGGACTTGATTTTTCAGGAACAAGTAGAAATTACAGTTTCAAAACAGGACTCAAATCTCTTTTGTAA
- the LOC129872983 gene encoding fructose-bisphosphate aldolase 1, chloroplastic translates to MASASLLKTSPVINKTDFIKGQALRQPSVSVSVVRCHPSGLTVRASSYADELIKTAKTIASPGRGILAMDESNATCGKRLDSIGLENTEANRQAYRTLLVSAPGLGNYISGAILFEETLYQSTVDGKKIVDVLVEQNIVPGIKVDKGLVPLVGSNNESWCQGLDGLASRSAAYYQQGARFAKWRTVVSIPNGPSALAVKEAAWGLARYAAISQDNGLVPIVEPEILLDGEHNIDRTFEVAQKVWAEVFFYLAENNVMFEGILLKPSMVTPGAECKDRATPEQVADYTLKLLHRRIPPAVPGIMFLSGGQSEVEATLNLNAMNQSPNPWHVSFSYARALQNTCLKTWGGRPENVQAAQEALLTRASANSLAQLGKYTGEGESEEAKKGMFVKGYVY, encoded by the exons atggcATCAGCATCCCTCCTCAAGACATCACCAGTCATTAACAAAACTGATTTCATAAAAGGTCAGGCCCTCCGCCAGCCATCCGTCTCCGTCTCCGTTGTCCGGTGTCACCCTTCCGGACTAACTGTCCGTGCCAGCTCCTACGCTGATGAACTCATCAAAACTGCG AAAACTATTGCATCTCCTGGTCGTGGAATTTTGGCGATGGATGAGTCGAATGCTACCTGTGGGAAGCGTTTAGATTCAATCGGACTAGAGAACACGGAAGCTAATCGCCAGGCATACAGGACCCTGCTTGTTTCAGCTCCAGGACTCGGTAACTACATTTCAGGTGCCATCCTTTTTGAGGAGACACTTTACCAGTCCACTGTTGATGGAAAGAAAATTGTTGATGTACTTGTTGAGCAGAACATTGTTCCTGGAATTAAGGTTGACAAG GGTCTAGTTCCCTTGGTTGGTTCAAACAATGAATCTTGGTGCCAAGGTCTTGACGGCCTTGCCTCGCGCTCTGCTGCTTACTACCAACAAGGCGCTCGTTTTGCTAAATG GCGTACTGTGGTGAGCATTCCCAATGGTCCTTCTGCACTTGCAGTGAAGGAAGCAGCCTGGGGTCTCGCTCGCTATGCTGCAATTTCTCAG GACAATGGGTTGGTACCAATTGTTGAGCCAGAGATTTTGCTTGATGGTGAACACAATATCGATAGGACCTTCGAGGTTGCCCAAAAGGTGTGGGCTGAAGTTTTTTTCTACCTTGCCGAAAACAATGTCATGTTTGAAGGTATTCTGTTGAAGCCTAGCATGGTCACCCCTGGAGCAGAATGCAAGGACCGGGCCACCCCAGAACAAGTTGCTGATTATACCCTCAAGCTCCTCCACCGAAGAATTCCCCCTGCTGTCCCTGGAATCATG TTCTTGTCTGGTGGACAATCTGAAGTGGAGGCTACTCTTAACTTGAATGCCATGAACCAATCTCCCAATCCATGGCATGTATCGTTCTCATATGCAAGAGCCCTTCAGAACACATGCCTCAAGACATGGGGGGGAAGACCAGAAAATGTTCAGGCAGCTCAGGAAGCTTTGCTTACTAGAGCAAGTGCCAACTCTCTCGCACAACTTGGCAAATACACCGGTGAAGGTGAGTCTGAGGAGGCCAAGAAGGGAATGTTTGTCAAAGGATACGTTTACTGA